The Mercurialis annua linkage group LG8, ddMerAnnu1.2, whole genome shotgun sequence genome window below encodes:
- the LOC126660882 gene encoding dirigent protein 10-like, with protein MENNKFLAYFLFISLTIALTTASRMLDEDPEAPVVPPEPFPTPVASTQPGVSAGTGSTPTVNSDGHTLTFFMHDILGGSNPTARAVTGIVSNPAVNGQVPFAKPNGAVLPVSNGVPQNNNNNGLINNNNLPFLTGLSGTTANVVSQNNGNNNNGFNFPVVSGDSLPSTPQQLMFGTMTVIDDELTEGHDLRSQFVGRAQGFYIASSVDGTSQTMAFTVMFQNSHYEDSLSFFGVHRTAVSESQLAIMGGTGKYVNAQGFAIVKTFPATNQHETDGIETLLEFSVYVTY; from the coding sequence ATGGAAAACAACAAATTTCTAGCCTATTTTCTCTTCATTTCCCTCACCATTGCCTTAACAACCGCTTCCCGGATGCTCGACGAGGATCCCGAGGCTCCGGTGGTGCCACCAGAGCCATTCCCCACACCAGTAGCATCCACGCAGCCGGGTGTTTCTGCAGGCACGGGTTCCACGCCAACGGTTAACTCTGATGGTCATACCTTAACCTTTTTCATGCACGATATTCTTGGAGGGTCAAACCCTACAGCTCGAGCTGTAACAGGCATTGTCAGCAACCCGGCAGTCAACGGTCAAGTTCCGTTCGCCAAACCCAACGGTGCAGTCCTCCCGGTTAGCAACGGGGTGCCtcaaaacaacaacaacaacggACTTATTAATAACAATAACCTACCTTTCCTCACAGGCCTAAGTGGTACCACAGCAAATGTTGTGTCACAAAATAATGGTAATAATAATAACGGATTTAATTTCCCGGTCGTTAGCGGAGACAGCCTTCCGTCAACTCCTCAACAGCTCATGTTCGGAACCATGACCGTGATCGATGATGAACTAACCGAAGGGCACGATTTAAGGTCACAATTTGTTGGCAGGGCACAGGGGTTTTACATAGCTAGTTCTGTTGATGGTACTAGTCAAACTATGGCATTTACAGTTATGTTCCAAAACAGTCATTATGAAGATAGTCTTAGCTTTTTCGGGGTTCATCGGACCGCCGTGTCGGAATCTCAGCTTGCTATTATGGGCGGCACCGGAAAATATGTGAATGCTCAGGGATTTGCCATTGTTAAGACGTTCCCGGCTACTAATCAGCATGAGACTGATGGTATAGAGACTCTGCTTGAGTTTAGTGTCTATGTTACATACTAA
- the LOC126662031 gene encoding uncharacterized protein LOC126662031 has product MSTKREFKQPTPSIIARLMGLDEPPRQQPVQKKPRVLSEDYLYRVVSIGVREKLYDSYSFRPILEDQDECKNVFQVLESLRRNKRQLSGNKKLDETNDVSLQAGQVAEFGGITVCKKSRKCEQKYVDPLKKVQNGYGIYVDDTNKSRKSNLKVDNRSFLTSSTSVLKPNLREAGNIDSGNEKKNDILITRKRNMRVEVKGSQNIPNGVQTGMRRSRFLRERTKDVGHSTSTISCMKPCSEISVNKPFEKESRPSIRSSPVLSYRNSQVYNSDGSYVARAAKKQISERWKTAKKFQLAERASSCKTRGEDGSGIGGVNFCNSLGLSSLGGGENECFRNISKYRSLLPYFNADANPDTRSSYEACTNGEQLRDQESINRLKEKPGEKDSILLAEEKDSPDMQDVSVQEICREIFEEDSISSPYSGTDPESPMSAEEAYRLSPNSVLEPSYKKEITYISDCFKSVKTSLHGLQLQLELLESEAFETYSEISSIMVSSDEDSEEGSVNDSDEKQNLMHLVKVEESRDFSYMVDVLAEAGFCNTNTQTDYDMWHSRELISYCVFESMEKKYGGQISWKRSERKLLFDRINSGLVEILQPSTGLLASTKPLSRRLCFSQGDEMIEEKLWKFLVNQVNESEKFFGRDDKWMKLDEDIQIIGREIENSLIDELFFG; this is encoded by the exons ATGTCGACAAAACGAGAATTTAAACAGCCAACGCCAAGTATTATAGCGAGATTAATGGGTCTTGATGAACCTCCGCGGCAGCAGCCTGTTCAAAAGAAACCAAGAGTGCTATCTGAGGATTATTTGTATAGAGTTGTTTCTATTGGTGTCAGAGAGAAATTATATGATAGCTATTCATTTAGACCAATTCTTGAAGATCAGGATGAGTGCAAGAATGTCTTTCAAGTGTTAGAATCTTTGAGGAGAAACAAGCGCCAACTTTCGGGGAATAAGAAACTTGATGAGACAAATGATGTCTCTTTACAAGCAGGGCAAGTCGCAgaatttggaggcattactgTGTGCAAGAAATCAAGGAAATGTGAACAAAAGTATGTGGACCCGCTGAAGAAAGTTCAGAATGGTTATGGGATATACGTTGATGATACAAACAAGTCGAGGAAATCAAATTTGAAGGTGGACAACAGATCATTCCTAACTTCCAGTACTTCGGTCCTAAAACCAAACTTGCGAGAGGCAGGTAACATTGATTCAGgcaatgaaaagaaaaatgatattttaattactcgTAAAAGGAATATGCGCGTGGAAGTGAAAGGAAGCCAAAACATTCCAAATGGCGTTCAAACTGGCATGCGAAGGTCTAGATTTTTAAGGGAAAGAACCAAAGATGTCGGGCACAGTACAAGTACTATATCTTGCATGAAACCATGTTCTGAAATTAGTGTTAATAAGCCCTTTGAAAAAGAATCTAGGCCGAGTATACGTTCTTCTCCAGTTTTATCTTATAGGAACAGCCAGGTTTACAATTCAGATGGATCATATGTGGCCAGGGCAGCGAAGAAACAAATATCCGAAAGATGGAAGACAGCAAAAAAGTTTCAACTAGCTGAAAGGGCTAGTAGTTGCAAAACTCGGGGTGAAGATGGTTCAGGCATTGGAGgtgttaacttttgtaattcTCTAGGCTTAAGCAGTTTGGGTGGTGGGGAGAATGAGTGTTttagaaatatatcaaaatacaggTCCCTACTTCCGTACTTCAATGCTGATGCGAATCCTGATACGAGAAGCAGCTATGAAGCGTGCACAAATGGCGAACAACTGAGAGACCAAGAATCCATCAATAGGTTAAAAGAGAAGCCAGGGGAGAAAGACTCGATTTTGTTAGCAGAAGAGAAAGATTCACCGGATATGCAAGATGTTTCAGTTCAG GAAATATGCAGAGAAATATTTGAAGAAGATTCTATCTCTTCACCATATTCTGGTACAGACCCAGAGTCTCCGATGAGTGCAGAGGAGGCTTATCGACTTAGTCCAAATTCTGTACTGGAACCATCATACAAGAAAGAAATCACATACATCTCTGATTGTTTTAAAAGTGTGAAAACTTCTTTACATG GTTTACAACTGCAACTTGAACTTCTAGAATCAGAGGCATTCGAAACATACTCGGAAATATCCAGCATTATGGTTTCTAGTGACGAAGATTCGGAGGAAGGATCCGTAAATGACTCTGATGAAAAACAAAACCTTATGCATTTAGTCAAAGTTGAAGAGAGCAGGGACTTCTCCTATATGGTAGACGTGTTGGCAGAGGCGGGTTTTTGCAATACAAACACGCAAACAGATTATGACATGTGGCACTCTCGAGAGTTAATCAGTTATTGCGTCTTTGAGTCCATGGAGAAGAAGTATGGCGGACAGATATCTTGGAAGAGATCAGAAAGGAAGCTATTATTTGACCGCATAAATTCCGGACTGGTTGAGATTTTACAACCGTCGACAGGTTTGCTAGCTTCAACAAAACCTTTATCGAGAAGGTTATGCTTTAGCCAGGGAGATGAAATGATTGAGGAGAAGCTATGGAAGTTTCTCGTTAACCAGGTAAACGAATCTGAGAAATTCTTTGGGAGAGACGATAAGTGGATGAAGTTGGATGAAGATATTCAGATTATCGGTAGAGAAATAGAGAATTCTTTGATTGATGAACTGTTTTTTGGGTAG